In Trichoderma atroviride chromosome 2, complete sequence, one DNA window encodes the following:
- a CDS encoding uncharacterized protein (BUSCO:EOG092D3942), translating into MAANTSPALTSSSHTMTGLPLTSVPSISPTGINGSENNKLLLSLLESLRPEQRHVFLQPSDALPTGSLNVVKDTLEGFATEVGEEQEIRLKETRKRKREGWPRKEEIDVLKLRKVYVDGFETDQVWQQARRIIGSVLKFSGGLLDELEEEGEVVGAKQDDAEDEELEDEEEDEEEEGSEEDLDAELSEDQLEEDLEDEDELEEDLEEELENGLDDELDEEEDEDEDEEDEEDGQELVEDPDGLNDGFFNIDEFNRQSQYFEEQDAKGDPNTDRNSDDEDIDWDADPTLQSKPGSKKSSNHNLEDDDENPLQDEDEEDDDDEDGPTFGDMALDAPEGDSEDEAMDDEAMDDEGMDMNANGVFYRDFFAPPAKKGRPGKPKKSVHFKPIQPADEDVDRAMADVRRDLFDDESDNDSEDALSDVSAGDPKSRRSAHERRQAKLAEEIRKLEAASVAKREWTLSGEAAAVDRPVNSLLEEDLEFEHVGKPVPVITPEVTEGIEDMIKRRILAQQFDEVLRRRPDVDGVPNGTRRGMIELDDSKPNKSLAEVYEEEHVKNANPDAYVSQSDEKLQREEKEIQAMWGDLSSKLDALSSWQYRPKPSAPTVSVVSDVAAVAMEDAQPTTASAITGESSRMAPQEVYKAGAATAEQGEVVTSGGLPLARQEMSREDKLRRRRREKERMRKAGGADAAAAAAGSTNGSGGAKKKPLSAKAKMQRETIADLKKGGVKVINRKGEITDVEGKKTKVTAKIASGGSFKL; encoded by the coding sequence ATGGCAGCAAACACATCGCCAGCTCTGACGTCTTCGTCGCACACAATGACTGGCCTACCGCTCACGTCGGTGCCGTCAATCTCGCCCACGGGCATCAATGGCAGCGAAaacaacaagctgctgctgtctttgCTAGAGAGCCTGCGGCCGGAACAGCGGCACGTATTCTTGCAGCCGAGCGATGCGCTGCCGACGGGGTCATTGAATGTGGTCAAGGACACCCTGGAAGGATTCGCTACGGAGGTTGGCGAGGAGCAGGAAATCAGACTGAAAGAGACccggaagaggaaaagagaagggTGGCCGAGGaaggaggagattgatgTGCTGAAGCTGCGAAAGGTGTATGTCGATGGATTCGAGACGGATCAAGTGTGGCAGCAGGCGAGAAGAATAATTGGAAGTGTGCTGAAGTTTTCGGGAGGGTTGTTGGAtgaattggaagaagagggcgaggtaGTAGGCGCAAAgcaagatgatgctgaggatgaggagttggaggacgaagaagaggacgaggaggaggaaggatCAGAGGAGGATCTCGACGCGGAATTGTCTGAGGATCAATTAGAAGAAGAtctggaagacgaagacgagctcgaagaagatcttgaagaagaattggaGAATGGTCTCGACGATGAACtagacgaggaagaggatgaggatgaggatgaggaggatgaggaggatggccAGGAGCTTGTCGAAGATCCAGATGGCCTCAACGACGGCTTCTTTAACATTGATGAGTTCAACCGACAGTCACAATACTTTGAAGAGCAGGACGCAAAAGGAGACCCCAATACCGATCGGAAcagcgatgacgaagatATAGACTGGGATGCAGACCCAACATTACAGTCAAAGCCTGGGTCCAAGAAATCATCCAATCACAacttggaagatgatgacgaaaaCCCGCTacaagatgaggatgaggaagatgacgatgacgaggatggtCCAACATTTGGTGATATGGCTCTCGACGCACCGGAAGGCGACAGTGAGGATGAAGCTATGGACGATGAGGCCATGGATGACGAAGGCATGGATATGAACGCAAACGGGGTCTTCTACAGAGATTTCTTTGCGCCACCCGCCAAGAAGGGCAGGCCTggcaagccaaagaagagcgtTCACTTCAAGCCGATACAACCTGCCGATGAGGATGTCGACAGAGCCATGGCCGATGTGCGCCGAGATCTCTTCGACGACGAGTCCGACAACGACTCAGAAGACGCCCTGTCCGACGTCTCAGCGGGCGATCCCAAGTCCCGACGATCCGCGCACGAGCGAAGGCAAgccaagctggccgaggaGATTCGCAAGCTCGAGGCCGCCTCCGTCGCAAAGCGCGAGTGGACGCTCTCTGgtgaagccgccgccgtggACCGGCCGGTCAACTCCCTCCTGGAAGAGGATCTCGAATTCGAGCACGTCGGCAAGCCCGTTCCCGTCATCACGCCGGAAGTGACTGAGGGCATTGAGGACATGATCAAGCGACGAATCTTGGCCCAGCAGTTTGACGAGGTCCTGCGCCGACGGCCGGATGTCGATGGCGTGCCCAACGGAACCCGCCGTGGCATGATTGAGCTCGACGACAGCAAGCCCAACAAGAGCCTTGCGGAGGTGTACGAGGAGGAGCACGTCAAGAACGCCAACCCGGATGCCTACGTCAGCCAGTCCGACGAGAAACTGCAGCgcgaagaaaaggagatCCAGGCAATGTGGGGCGATCTCTCCAGCAAGCTCGACGCCCTCAGCAGCTGGCAATACAGACCCAAGCCCAGCGCGCCCACCGTCTCCGTCGTTTCCgacgtcgccgccgtcgccatggAGGACGCCCAGCCGACAaccgcctccgccatcacCGGCGAGTCCAGCCGCATGGCTCCTCAGGAGGTCTACAAGGCcggcgccgccaccgccgagcAGGGCGAGGTTGTCACCAGCGGCGGCCTGCCCCTCGCGCGCCAGGAAATGTCCCGCGAGGACaagctgcgccgccgccgtcgcgAAAAGGAGCGCATGCGCAAGGCGGGCGGCGcggatgccgctgctgctgctgctggttctACCAACGGCAGCGGTGgtgcgaagaagaagccgctgtctgcaaaggccaagatgcagcgcGAGACGATTGCGGATCTGAAGAAGGGCGGCGTCAAGGTGATTAATCGCAAGGGCGAGATTACGGACGTGGAGGGcaagaagacaaaggtgACGGCCAAGATTGCCTCGGGAGGAAGCTTCAAGCTGTAG